One part of the Sorangiineae bacterium MSr11954 genome encodes these proteins:
- a CDS encoding PIN domain-containing protein yields MALAAPLASARLIALDTSTFIYLIEKHPAFFGTVEPIFTEVDAGTVKAVTSVLTLLEVLVKPIETGATALADDFRATVTVSANLRVVDVDRAIAERAAEIRAGYGFRTPDAIHLATAQMAGADAFITNDERLRRFPEVAVVTLGMLLGSSSGM; encoded by the coding sequence ATGGCGCTAGCCGCACCGCTGGCGAGCGCACGCCTCATCGCGCTCGATACTTCGACGTTCATCTACCTCATCGAAAAGCATCCGGCGTTCTTCGGCACCGTCGAACCCATTTTTACGGAGGTGGATGCCGGTACCGTGAAAGCTGTCACGTCCGTCCTCACGTTGCTCGAGGTGCTCGTCAAACCGATCGAGACGGGGGCTACGGCGCTCGCGGATGACTTCCGCGCCACCGTGACGGTGTCGGCCAATCTTCGGGTCGTCGACGTCGACCGCGCGATCGCGGAACGCGCGGCCGAGATCCGAGCTGGGTATGGATTCCGAACGCCCGATGCCATTCACCTGGCGACCGCACAGATGGCAGGAGCGGACGCCTTCATTACGAATGACGAGAGGTTACGACGCTTTCCCGAAGTCGCCGTCGTGACCTTGGGGATGCTGCTCGGATCTTCGTCGGGTATGTGA
- a CDS encoding TetR/AcrR family transcriptional regulator — translation MEKSERRQKLLVHARDVFAKRGYHAAKVEDIVTAAGVARGTFYLYFADKRAIFEEIVDRFIAKLAMNIVRVDLNDQARSVADQVSENIRRIVSILLEDRATTKILLADALGVDPAFDRRLHSFYDEVGKLLEQSLRDGQELGIVEIGDAAMYAIMTLGVVKELLYQVILRGWDHPEETIVEEIFTFLRRGYLRVEPTKTRTAKRR, via the coding sequence TTGGAAAAGTCCGAACGCCGGCAAAAACTACTCGTTCATGCGCGCGACGTCTTCGCCAAGCGCGGATACCACGCCGCCAAGGTCGAGGACATCGTCACCGCCGCCGGGGTCGCGCGCGGCACCTTCTACCTCTACTTCGCGGACAAGCGCGCCATCTTCGAGGAGATCGTCGACCGGTTCATCGCCAAGCTCGCGATGAACATCGTGCGGGTCGACCTGAACGATCAGGCGCGGAGCGTCGCCGACCAAGTCTCCGAGAACATCCGCCGCATCGTCTCGATTTTGCTCGAGGACCGCGCCACCACCAAGATCCTGCTGGCCGACGCCCTCGGCGTCGATCCCGCGTTCGACCGGCGGCTCCACTCGTTCTACGACGAGGTGGGCAAGCTGCTCGAGCAAAGCCTGCGCGATGGACAAGAGCTGGGCATCGTCGAAATCGGCGATGCCGCCATGTACGCGATCATGACACTCGGCGTCGTGAAGGAGCTGCTCTACCAGGTGATCCTGCGCGGCTGGGATCATCCGGAGGAGACCATCGTCGAGGAGATCTTTACCTTTCTCCGACGCGGCTACCTTCGGGTCGAGCCGACCAAAACGCGCACCGCCAAGCGCCGCTAG
- a CDS encoding HupE/UreJ family protein, with translation MRRLFQTCAAIIGIIVAFIILAPRTAGAHAWSISSLTLQTQGDALVEDLLLDGATLATLLHLDQNGNGLLESTEAEAGRRALLTYLEPKLRIETDRGTCILQSMTAYAVEGERLHLARSRTCPAAWNRLRVVNEAFQEDAGGHTFLGTFHVDQTTTGHVFRPTTAEIALARRPSSDGRSEGDGHPESDRPAPSGFGSLVAQGIEHILTGYDHLAFVISLVLVVTGLRELGLVITSFTLAHSITLALGALDLVSPPARLIEATICVTILFVALENAVLARRGTARIAPPGSSAGITPVAPSLRWRPAMTFGFGLVHGFGFSNQLRELGLRSHGLVKTLVAFNLGVEIGQLMVVLPLFFALGWFIKWFSRPLEAKRRIVLSTSGVVAALALVWLTERCADVRIFSFG, from the coding sequence ATGCGTCGGTTGTTCCAAACATGTGCCGCGATCATCGGCATCATCGTCGCATTCATCATCCTCGCCCCGCGCACGGCGGGAGCGCACGCCTGGTCGATCAGCAGCCTGACGTTGCAAACCCAAGGCGACGCCCTGGTCGAAGATCTCCTGCTCGACGGCGCGACCTTGGCCACCCTTCTGCACCTCGATCAAAATGGCAATGGGCTGCTCGAGAGCACCGAGGCCGAGGCCGGACGACGTGCGCTGCTCACCTACCTCGAACCCAAACTGCGTATCGAAACGGATCGAGGCACATGCATCCTACAATCAATGACCGCCTATGCGGTCGAAGGCGAACGCCTTCACCTGGCGCGATCGCGCACATGCCCCGCGGCGTGGAATCGATTGCGCGTCGTCAATGAGGCATTCCAGGAGGACGCGGGCGGGCACACGTTTCTCGGCACATTTCACGTGGACCAAACGACCACCGGTCACGTGTTTCGTCCCACCACCGCGGAAATCGCGCTCGCTCGACGTCCGTCGAGCGATGGGCGCTCCGAGGGCGATGGGCACCCGGAGAGCGATAGGCCCGCCCCTTCCGGATTTGGGAGCCTCGTCGCGCAAGGTATCGAGCATATCCTCACCGGCTACGACCACCTGGCGTTCGTCATTTCGCTCGTGCTGGTGGTGACGGGCCTTCGCGAGCTGGGGCTGGTGATCACCTCGTTCACACTGGCGCATAGCATCACCTTGGCGCTGGGCGCGCTGGACCTCGTGTCGCCGCCGGCGCGCCTGATCGAGGCCACCATTTGCGTCACCATCTTGTTCGTCGCGCTCGAAAATGCCGTCCTCGCGCGCCGTGGGACCGCGCGGATCGCGCCGCCCGGGTCGTCGGCGGGCATCACCCCCGTCGCGCCGTCGCTGCGGTGGCGCCCGGCCATGACATTTGGCTTCGGGCTCGTGCACGGCTTCGGCTTCAGCAACCAGCTTCGTGAGCTTGGTTTGCGCTCCCACGGGCTCGTCAAGACCTTGGTGGCCTTCAACCTCGGCGTGGAGATCGGCCAGCTCATGGTCGTGCTACCGCTCTTTTTTGCGCTCGGGTGGTTCATTAAGTGGTTCTCGAGACCGCTCGAGGCCAAGCGCCGCATCGTCCTGAGCACAAGTGGAGTCGTGGCCGCGCTTGCGCTGGTCTGGCTGACCGAGCGATGCGCAGATGTCCGAATCTTTTCATTCGGATAA
- a CDS encoding fibronectin type III domain-containing protein — MNRRVLGGVAAGILLLHFHCSDTSVPGASPGPSNPTGDSDAGIPTGEQGRDPVPGSRSDGGGPPDAGPAVELPPVYDGPCVANTPAANARAATDSADAGSGVTGGGIIPVEDEPGPRPYLQTPTDHSMWVSWWTNTGTESKVEFGTGEASLNRTASGTTTELASDASYHLVKLDGLTADTRYWYRVTTGTSVSRVYRFRTLPAPGTKPDHFRFLIIGDHQIIDQPRHTKMVAAARDEVVEKFGGYIEDAIRLNVNVGDQVDVGNVDHWRNLHFKQSALLTPYIPTTTIVGNHETYYDTDLALYKQLFAYEGLDYAGIAPRAEDSEKYYALRAANLLFIMTDTEHTTGTAGTEQASYVERLVTKASGDAAVDWIITLGHRPYQAEQYVGDISTWIRNTVAPILTRTPKSIAVVGAHHHLYARGQLRNDPLYNLISGGTAWDQYWGQSNETDFDDVQKTIDFWPYQIVDADRTKDDVSAETYAMGSPKLGYFPNTLIDCFHRRKNQSAPKKPALKEAPKQPITLPFTFHSTAYASAPNEPYNSTQFQVAPSSAFATLEIDLYRDYEDLFGTTGPNGTPKYWWADKNKGVDIFALPLGQGRLPNGAHVVRVRHRDRNLEWSAWSDPVAFTVTGSTSGAPTVSMQKSRYPKGSPVDVQWANGPANAKDWVGIYVEGQTPGGPGATAWTYTPAASGSTTFNLTNSDLYWVNLFENDGYKELAKRVPFYYGDIPVLQTDRAKYDVGQTVTVKLTNGPALARDWVGIYKAGQTPGAESSTAWLSATGATGSFDFASLKKGFYFAGYFLKNEYFEPGSRVAFQVGDQIAALSVSSASFPASSPVTFHFSDGPATAKDYVGIFREGATPGVDKLVSYLYVDGKAAGSVTFAAGALAAGKYFAALYTNDSYTEVSNRVVFAVTP; from the coding sequence ATGAATCGACGCGTGTTGGGCGGGGTGGCCGCGGGCATCCTTCTTCTGCATTTCCATTGTTCCGACACGTCGGTTCCCGGTGCTTCGCCGGGACCGAGCAATCCTACCGGTGATTCGGACGCTGGTATTCCCACCGGCGAACAAGGCCGCGATCCCGTTCCCGGATCCCGCTCCGACGGCGGCGGTCCGCCGGACGCGGGGCCCGCGGTGGAGTTGCCTCCCGTGTACGACGGGCCTTGTGTGGCGAATACGCCGGCGGCGAATGCCCGCGCCGCGACGGACTCCGCGGATGCGGGATCGGGGGTGACGGGTGGCGGCATCATACCGGTCGAGGACGAGCCGGGGCCGCGGCCCTATTTGCAAACTCCGACCGACCACTCGATGTGGGTTTCCTGGTGGACGAACACGGGGACCGAATCGAAAGTGGAATTCGGAACCGGCGAAGCGTCCTTGAATCGCACGGCCTCCGGCACCACCACCGAGCTCGCGAGCGACGCATCGTACCACTTGGTCAAGCTCGATGGGCTCACCGCCGACACCCGTTACTGGTACCGCGTGACCACGGGGACCAGCGTTTCGCGCGTATACCGCTTTCGCACCTTGCCGGCGCCGGGCACCAAGCCGGATCATTTTCGATTCCTCATCATCGGCGATCATCAAATCATCGATCAACCGCGCCACACCAAGATGGTGGCGGCGGCCCGCGACGAGGTGGTCGAGAAATTCGGCGGCTACATCGAAGACGCCATTCGCTTGAACGTCAACGTAGGCGACCAAGTCGACGTGGGGAACGTCGATCATTGGCGCAACCTCCACTTCAAGCAATCGGCGCTGCTCACGCCTTATATTCCGACCACGACCATCGTGGGTAATCACGAGACGTATTACGATACGGATCTCGCGCTCTACAAGCAGCTCTTCGCCTACGAGGGCTTGGACTACGCGGGCATCGCGCCCCGCGCCGAGGACAGCGAGAAATACTATGCGCTGCGCGCGGCCAACCTGCTCTTCATCATGACCGACACCGAGCACACCACGGGGACGGCGGGCACGGAGCAGGCGAGCTATGTCGAGCGTCTGGTGACCAAGGCGTCGGGCGACGCGGCGGTCGATTGGATCATCACCCTCGGCCACCGCCCGTATCAGGCGGAGCAATACGTCGGAGACATCTCGACCTGGATCCGAAATACGGTGGCGCCCATCCTCACGCGCACCCCCAAGTCGATCGCGGTGGTGGGCGCGCACCATCACCTCTACGCGCGCGGCCAGCTCCGCAACGATCCGCTCTACAACCTGATTTCGGGCGGCACGGCGTGGGATCAATATTGGGGGCAATCGAACGAGACCGACTTCGACGACGTTCAAAAGACCATCGACTTTTGGCCCTATCAAATCGTCGATGCGGATCGAACCAAGGACGACGTCTCCGCCGAGACATACGCCATGGGGAGCCCCAAGCTCGGTTACTTCCCCAATACGCTCATCGACTGCTTCCATCGCCGCAAGAACCAATCCGCGCCCAAGAAGCCGGCCCTGAAGGAGGCGCCGAAGCAGCCGATCACGCTCCCGTTCACGTTCCACAGCACGGCTTACGCGAGCGCGCCGAACGAGCCGTACAACAGCACGCAGTTCCAAGTTGCGCCGTCGAGCGCATTCGCGACCCTCGAGATCGATCTGTACCGCGATTACGAAGATCTCTTCGGAACGACGGGCCCGAACGGGACCCCGAAATATTGGTGGGCCGACAAGAACAAAGGCGTCGACATCTTCGCGCTGCCGCTGGGGCAGGGGAGGCTCCCCAATGGCGCGCACGTCGTTCGCGTCCGGCATCGCGATCGAAACCTGGAGTGGTCGGCCTGGTCGGATCCCGTGGCGTTCACGGTGACGGGCAGCACCTCGGGCGCCCCCACGGTGAGCATGCAAAAGAGCCGTTACCCCAAAGGCTCGCCGGTGGATGTCCAATGGGCCAATGGCCCGGCGAACGCCAAGGACTGGGTCGGCATTTACGTCGAGGGGCAAACGCCGGGCGGGCCTGGCGCGACGGCGTGGACGTACACGCCCGCGGCGTCGGGGAGCACGACCTTCAACCTGACGAACAGCGACCTTTACTGGGTCAACCTGTTCGAGAACGACGGCTACAAGGAGCTCGCGAAGCGCGTCCCGTTCTATTATGGCGATATTCCGGTCTTGCAGACTGACCGCGCGAAATACGATGTCGGGCAAACGGTGACGGTCAAGCTCACGAATGGTCCGGCGCTGGCCAGAGATTGGGTCGGCATTTACAAAGCGGGGCAGACGCCGGGGGCCGAATCGTCGACCGCGTGGCTCTCCGCGACGGGGGCCACCGGGAGCTTCGACTTTGCGAGCTTGAAGAAGGGCTTCTACTTCGCGGGCTACTTCCTCAAGAACGAATATTTCGAGCCGGGGAGCCGTGTGGCCTTCCAGGTGGGCGATCAAATCGCCGCGCTGTCCGTGTCGAGCGCGTCGTTTCCCGCGAGCTCGCCGGTGACGTTCCACTTTTCGGACGGCCCCGCGACGGCCAAGGACTACGTCGGTATCTTCCGCGAGGGCGCGACCCCGGGGGTCGACAAGCTGGTGTCGTACCTTTATGTGGACGGCAAGGCCGCGGGCTCCGTCACCTTTGCCGCCGGCGCGCTGGCGGCCGGGAAGTACTTTGCGGCGCTCTACACGAACGACAGCTACACGGAGGTGTCGAACCGGGTCGTCTTTGCGGTGACTCCATGA
- a CDS encoding efflux RND transporter periplasmic adaptor subunit: MRPLALARIVASSRWVFAGRVLRILCAVCLIGLACAACHRKEEGADGAKGIIPVKVRSVDVAAEVRGARYSGSIEPATRVDLAFKVGGYIRDLLQVKDSDGKLRKVQEGDFVRAGTVLASVRESDYQQQLAQTNAQLAQAQANQKQAQLDFDRVQKLVASNAIAPAELDAMTAKLATAKAMVQGAQAQVGNAQLVLGDTTLRAPIDGVILKRGVEAGTFVAPGTVGFVLADTKKVKFVFGAPDTLIEKLKIGSNLGIHVDATQADFEGTITRIAPSADPKSRVFEVEITIPNPKDALRVGMVASLKVPDGAIAETALSLPLTAIVRSPADPRGFAVYVVAKDGDHDVAKVRDVGLGDVLGNGVQVTSGLKRGEQVVSMGATLLVDGSRIRILP, encoded by the coding sequence ATGCGTCCTCTTGCGCTCGCGCGCATCGTCGCGTCGTCTCGTTGGGTCTTCGCCGGTCGCGTCCTTCGTATCCTTTGCGCCGTCTGCCTGATCGGCCTCGCGTGCGCCGCGTGCCACCGCAAGGAGGAGGGCGCGGACGGCGCAAAAGGGATCATCCCCGTGAAGGTGCGATCGGTAGACGTGGCCGCCGAGGTGCGCGGCGCGCGCTATTCGGGGAGCATCGAGCCGGCGACGCGCGTCGATCTGGCGTTCAAGGTGGGCGGCTACATTCGCGACCTTTTGCAGGTGAAGGACAGCGATGGAAAGCTGCGCAAGGTGCAAGAGGGCGACTTCGTGCGCGCCGGAACGGTGCTCGCCTCCGTGCGCGAGAGCGATTACCAGCAGCAGCTCGCCCAGACCAACGCGCAATTGGCGCAAGCGCAGGCGAATCAAAAACAAGCGCAGCTCGACTTCGACCGCGTGCAAAAGCTGGTGGCGAGCAACGCCATCGCGCCGGCGGAGCTCGACGCCATGACGGCCAAGCTGGCGACCGCCAAGGCCATGGTGCAAGGGGCACAAGCGCAGGTCGGCAATGCGCAGCTGGTGCTGGGCGACACCACCCTGCGCGCGCCCATCGATGGCGTGATCCTGAAGCGCGGCGTCGAAGCCGGCACCTTCGTGGCGCCGGGCACCGTGGGGTTCGTGCTGGCGGACACCAAGAAGGTGAAGTTCGTCTTCGGCGCGCCCGACACCTTGATTGAAAAGCTGAAGATCGGGTCCAACCTCGGGATCCACGTCGACGCCACCCAAGCCGACTTCGAAGGGACCATCACCCGGATCGCCCCCTCCGCCGATCCGAAGAGCCGGGTGTTCGAGGTCGAGATCACCATCCCCAATCCAAAGGACGCGCTGCGCGTCGGCATGGTCGCCTCGCTCAAGGTGCCGGACGGCGCGATCGCCGAGACCGCGCTGAGCTTGCCGCTCACCGCCATCGTGCGCTCGCCCGCCGATCCGCGCGGCTTCGCCGTTTACGTGGTGGCCAAAGACGGCGATCACGACGTGGCCAAGGTGCGCGACGTGGGGCTGGGCGATGTGCTGGGCAATGGCGTGCAGGTCACCTCGGGCCTCAAACGCGGCGAGCAGGTCGTCTCCATGGGCGCGACCTTGCTCGTCGATGGCAGCCGCATCCGCATTCTTCCCTGA
- a CDS encoding acyl-CoA dehydratase activase-related protein: MDVGSTTVKAVVVDPATKQILWSDYQRHHTKQPEYVLAMLETILAAFPEKETGGAPWKMFLTGSGAGPLCAPTGGKFVQEVNAVSLSVEHLHPDCGSVIELGGQDAKIIMFKSGGKDEGEKTATASMNDKCASGTGATIDKCFLKVNAPPELVTSLRFDDSKLHHVAAKCGVFAETDIVNLIKNGIPATEVLCSLADAIVLQNLSVLTRGGTLKHKVCLLGGPNTYLPFLQDCWRLRIPQTWEERGYDYPKDIPIEELIFVPQNSQYYAALGAVLYGLHEDAAVGVLDATLQGLRDYMTTGRKARLGESAGPPLSKNEDELSQFRQVYSIAKFQPMKLEPGSEVKAVIGLDGGSTSSKAVLVDYDTGNIICKGYQLSKGNPIVDTKDLLQQLRDYVEKDQGAKLTVMGFGATGYAADVLQECVNSDVNVVETVAHMMSAVHFFGDVDVICDIGGQDIKVLFMKNGDIANFRLSNSCSAGNGMLLQATSDSFGVPVTQYADVAFKAELAPKFSYGCAVFLDTDRVNFQKEGFSKEEMLAGLAQVLPKNVWQYVVQIPRLAALGRRFVLQGGTQYNLAAVKAQVDYIKERVPDAEVFVHPHTGEAGAIGAAMETLRVVKRKGSSTFIGVEATLSLEYTTKNDEETVCHFCENECKRTFIDTRRPDGTTSRYIAGFSCEKGTVESKEAMLELVAERKKIAQQFPNMVDYESKRAFMHFYKGVPMPEDKSPVRTVDVRKGFFGTRRVEVIRPFNRASAEVWEKRRSVRIGVPRVLNVYSTAPWIRAYFEAIGIQRQNIVFSDATTEEMWVEGGKYGSIDPCYPSKVAQAHIHHLLFHQHMPEKKKPLKYIFFPILTHVQSFVADTMDNACCPIVAGAPDVMKAAFTKEIDFFAQRGIEYLDPALSFAEPTLMARRMLETWGPRLGVTEDENDHACREAWKALTQFEADVEEKGRAILETVEHEDRVAILMIGRPYHSDPGLNHGIPEEFQVLGYPILSIRSIPKSREYLDRYYKEELDKGTIKSPLELNHVWPENYSANSAQKVWAASFAAHHPNVVVLDLSSFKCGHDAPTYGLIDSIIETSKTPYAALHDIDANKPGGSIKIRVKTYAHALRLHEERLQDASSRRAELMHELDKKKLMLLELRSEQLAARQRHTGDPALLAEIEALRAKVRAYEAPVTEAPPEVAKGVVQLGRKTANGVVRIPNAANSNAKTRAAAPRVDVEAESFLMAQEGE; the protein is encoded by the coding sequence ATGGACGTGGGGTCGACGACGGTAAAAGCGGTCGTGGTCGATCCCGCGACGAAGCAGATCCTCTGGAGCGACTACCAGCGTCACCACACGAAGCAGCCGGAGTACGTGCTGGCGATGCTCGAGACGATCCTGGCGGCCTTCCCAGAGAAGGAGACCGGCGGCGCACCTTGGAAGATGTTCCTCACCGGTTCGGGTGCGGGCCCTCTTTGCGCGCCAACCGGTGGGAAATTCGTCCAGGAGGTGAACGCGGTTTCGCTCTCCGTGGAGCACCTCCATCCCGACTGCGGCTCGGTCATCGAGCTGGGTGGTCAGGATGCAAAAATCATCATGTTCAAGTCGGGCGGGAAGGACGAGGGCGAGAAGACCGCCACCGCCTCCATGAACGACAAGTGCGCCTCCGGCACCGGCGCCACCATCGATAAGTGCTTCCTCAAGGTGAACGCACCCCCCGAGCTGGTCACCTCCCTGCGCTTCGACGACTCGAAGCTGCACCACGTGGCCGCCAAATGTGGCGTGTTCGCCGAGACCGACATCGTCAATCTGATCAAGAACGGCATCCCCGCCACCGAGGTCCTCTGCTCCTTGGCCGACGCCATCGTCTTGCAGAACCTCAGCGTGCTCACGCGCGGCGGCACCCTCAAGCACAAGGTGTGTCTGCTCGGAGGACCCAACACCTACCTGCCGTTCCTGCAGGATTGCTGGCGCTTGCGCATCCCCCAAACCTGGGAGGAGCGCGGCTACGACTACCCCAAGGACATCCCGATCGAAGAGCTCATCTTCGTTCCGCAGAACTCGCAGTACTACGCGGCCCTCGGCGCGGTGCTCTATGGTCTGCACGAAGACGCGGCCGTGGGCGTGCTCGATGCCACGCTCCAGGGCCTGCGCGATTACATGACCACCGGCCGCAAAGCGCGCCTGGGTGAGTCGGCGGGCCCGCCGCTCTCCAAGAACGAGGACGAGCTCTCGCAGTTCCGGCAGGTCTACTCGATCGCCAAGTTCCAGCCCATGAAGCTCGAGCCGGGCAGCGAGGTGAAGGCGGTCATCGGGCTCGACGGAGGGAGCACCTCCAGCAAGGCCGTATTGGTCGATTACGATACGGGAAATATCATCTGCAAAGGGTATCAGCTCTCCAAGGGCAACCCCATCGTCGATACCAAAGATCTCCTGCAGCAGCTCCGCGACTACGTGGAAAAAGACCAGGGCGCGAAGCTCACGGTCATGGGCTTCGGCGCCACCGGATATGCGGCCGACGTGCTCCAGGAGTGCGTCAATTCCGACGTGAACGTGGTCGAGACGGTGGCGCACATGATGAGCGCCGTCCACTTCTTCGGCGACGTGGACGTGATCTGCGACATCGGCGGGCAGGACATCAAAGTTCTATTCATGAAGAACGGCGATATCGCCAATTTCCGATTGTCGAATAGCTGCTCGGCCGGCAATGGCATGTTGCTCCAGGCCACCAGCGACTCGTTCGGCGTGCCGGTCACCCAATACGCCGACGTGGCCTTCAAGGCGGAGCTCGCGCCCAAGTTCTCGTACGGCTGCGCGGTGTTCCTCGACACCGACCGCGTGAACTTCCAGAAGGAGGGCTTCTCCAAGGAGGAGATGCTCGCCGGCCTCGCCCAGGTGCTCCCCAAGAACGTGTGGCAGTACGTGGTGCAGATCCCGCGCCTCGCCGCGCTGGGGCGGCGGTTCGTTCTGCAGGGCGGCACGCAGTACAACTTGGCGGCCGTCAAGGCGCAGGTCGACTACATCAAGGAGCGCGTGCCCGACGCGGAGGTGTTCGTGCACCCCCACACGGGCGAGGCGGGCGCCATCGGCGCGGCCATGGAGACCCTGCGCGTGGTGAAGCGCAAAGGGAGCTCGACCTTCATCGGCGTCGAGGCCACCTTGTCGCTCGAGTACACCACCAAGAACGACGAGGAGACCGTCTGCCATTTCTGCGAGAACGAGTGCAAGCGCACCTTCATCGACACGCGCCGCCCCGACGGCACGACCAGCCGCTACATCGCCGGCTTCTCGTGCGAGAAGGGCACCGTCGAGTCCAAGGAGGCGATGCTCGAGCTGGTGGCGGAGCGCAAGAAGATCGCGCAGCAGTTCCCCAACATGGTCGACTACGAGTCGAAGCGCGCCTTCATGCACTTCTACAAAGGCGTGCCCATGCCGGAGGACAAATCGCCGGTCCGCACCGTGGACGTGCGCAAGGGCTTCTTCGGCACCCGCCGGGTGGAGGTCATTCGCCCGTTCAACCGCGCGAGCGCCGAGGTGTGGGAGAAGCGCCGCAGCGTGCGCATCGGCGTCCCGCGCGTGCTCAACGTGTACTCCACCGCGCCGTGGATCCGCGCGTACTTCGAGGCGATCGGCATCCAGCGCCAGAACATCGTCTTCAGCGACGCGACCACCGAGGAGATGTGGGTCGAGGGCGGGAAATACGGCTCGATCGACCCGTGCTACCCGTCGAAGGTGGCGCAGGCGCACATTCACCACCTCTTGTTCCATCAGCACATGCCGGAGAAGAAGAAGCCGCTCAAGTACATCTTCTTCCCCATCCTGACCCACGTGCAGTCGTTCGTGGCCGACACCATGGACAACGCGTGCTGCCCCATCGTGGCCGGCGCGCCCGACGTCATGAAGGCGGCGTTCACCAAGGAGATCGACTTCTTCGCGCAGCGCGGGATCGAGTACCTCGATCCGGCGCTCTCCTTCGCCGAGCCCACCCTCATGGCGCGCCGCATGCTCGAGACCTGGGGGCCGCGCCTCGGGGTGACCGAGGACGAGAACGATCACGCGTGCCGCGAGGCGTGGAAGGCGCTCACCCAGTTCGAGGCCGACGTGGAGGAGAAGGGCCGCGCCATCCTGGAGACGGTGGAGCACGAGGACCGGGTCGCCATCTTGATGATCGGCCGCCCGTACCACTCGGATCCGGGGCTCAATCACGGCATCCCGGAGGAGTTCCAGGTGCTCGGCTACCCGATCCTCTCGATCCGGTCGATCCCCAAGAGCCGCGAGTACCTCGATCGCTACTACAAAGAGGAGCTCGACAAGGGGACCATCAAGTCGCCCCTCGAGCTCAATCACGTGTGGCCCGAGAACTACTCGGCCAACAGCGCGCAGAAGGTCTGGGCGGCGAGCTTCGCGGCGCACCACCCGAACGTGGTCGTGCTCGATCTCTCGTCCTTCAAGTGCGGCCACGACGCGCCCACGTACGGCCTCATCGACTCCATCATCGAGACGAGCAAGACGCCCTACGCCGCGCTGCATGACATCGACGCCAACAAGCCGGGCGGCTCCATCAAGATCCGCGTGAAGACGTACGCGCACGCGCTGAGGCTGCACGAAGAACGCTTGCAGGATGCATCGAGCCGGCGCGCCGAGCTGATGCACGAGCTCGACAAGAAGAAGCTCATGTTGCTCGAGCTCCGCAGCGAGCAGCTCGCGGCGCGCCAGCGCCACACCGGCGATCCGGCGCTCCTGGCCGAGATCGAGGCGCTGCGGGCCAAGGTCCGCGCGTACGAAGCTCCGGTCACCGAGGCGCCGCCCGAGGTGGCCAAGGGGGTCGTGCAGCTCGGACGAAAGACTGCAAACGGGGTGGTGCGCATCCCGAACGCCGCCAATTCCAACGCGAAGACCCGCGCTGCAGCACCTCGGGTGGACGTGGAAGCCGAATCTTTTCTGATGGCCCAAGAAGGGGAGTGA